One Candidatus Neomarinimicrobiota bacterium genomic window, GCCTCAGATTGGCGTACTTGGCGATGAGCTTCTTGCGCACATTGCCGCGGAAAACAACGGATATCTTCTGACTTTCACCGGCCCCGTCAACCGAAAGAATCATCCCTTTACCAAAGATCTTATGCTCAACCTTGTCCCCCCGTTTCAGGTCATTGAAAGATGTTACCGTGCGGACTTGCTTGAGGGCATAGCTGTCGCTCCCCTTTTCTCTCACATACCGTTTGGTTACTGCAGACTGGAAGGTAATCCGGTCGAGACTCTCTTCGGGTATCTCCTGTAAAAAACGGGAAGCCATGCCGTACCCTAATACGCCGCTAGACCGTCGGCGATTTGTAGCATAATGAAGATATGCTCTCTCCTTAGCCCGCGTCAGTCCCACGTAGAAAAGACGTCTCTCCTCTTCCAAATCACGCGGATCGTCGAAGCTACGCATGATGGGGAAGAGACCGTCCTCAAGACCGGCGATGAAGACCACCGGGAACTCCAACCCCTTAGCACTGTGGAGGGTCATCAGTGTGACACAGTTTGATGTATCTTCCCACTTGTCGATGTCGGTCAGCAAGGAGACCTCTTCAAGGAATTCCCTTATCCCAGCACCTTCGTTTTGTTCACAGAACGCATGTACACTGTTGACGAGTTCGTGAACATTCTCGAGGCGTTCTGAGGCGTCTGCATTTGCCTGCTCCTTGTAGAAGGAGATGAGACCGAGTTCATCCACCAGCACACTAACCAGTTCGGAAGCACTCAGTTTCGGCAACAGATCGGAGTACTTCTTGACGATATGATAAAATTCTTTCAGACCGGTGGCCTGCTTCCCCTTGAGATTCAGCGCATCAGGAGATTGAAGGACCTCAACGAGGGGCAGACCTTTTTTAGCCGCGTAAGTTTCACATTTGTCTACCGTTTTTACACCGATGCCCCGAGGCGGAAAGTTGATAATCCGCTTGAGACTGACCGTATCGGCCAGATTGACGAGCAGACGCAGATAGGCGAGCAAATCCTTGACCTCTTTCCTTTCATAAAACTTGACACCTCCGACGATCGTGTAGGCGATCCCGCGACGGCGAAACGCCTCTTCCAAGGCGCGGCTCTGGGCATTAGTCCTGTAGAGAATAACAAAATCACTGAATGCCCTCTTATACTGCATAACTTCCTTTTCAAGGAGTTCCAGTATCCCTTCAGCCTCTTCTTGCTCATCCAGCGTCTCCATGAGGCCGATCTTTTCCCCATTTTTGCTCTCCGTCCACAGTTTCTTTGTGGCGCGGTACTGGTTGTGCGCAACCACTTCAGACGCCGATGAAAGGATAGTCTGCGTAGAGCGGTAGTTCTGTTCCAGTCTGAAAACTTCGCAATCAGGGAAAGTCTTTTCGAATTCGAGAATATTAGATATATCGGCGCCGCGCCAGCCGTAGATGGACTGATCATCATCCCCCACCACGCAGATCTGCTTGTCGTTCTCGGTAAGCGCCTTCACAAAAAGGAACTGAGGCCGGTTCGTATCCTGATATTCATCCACGAGGACATACTTAAATAGATTCTGGTATTTTGCACGGACTTTGGGATACTGATCAAAAATTGAGAGCGGATAGAGTAGCAAATCGTCGAAATCGAGGGCGTTGTTCTTCTTGAGCGCGTTGGCATAAGTGGGAAAAACCTTGGCTACAATCTCTTCGAAGGGAGAGATTGCTTCATCAGCCGCCTTTGCCGGACTTTCCATCTGGTTCTTGAGCAGACTGATACGACCTCTCACTGAGCGGGGGGTGACACCGTCCGAACTGAGCTTCAGATTCGCCATCACTTCCTTTATCAGTTCTTGCTGATCGTTGGCATCGTAGATGGCAAAATCCTGCGTGAATCCGAGAGGGACAATCTCCTTCCTGAGAAGGCGGGCGCAAGTAGAATGGAACGTTCCGATATTGACGCCCATTGAAGAAACTCCGAGAAGTTTCTTGACCCGCGCTTTCATCTCTTGAGCGGCCTTGTTGGTGAAGGTCACCGCCAAAATATCTTCAGGTTTGTAGCCGGATTCCTGAACGAGGTACGCGATCTTGTGCGTCAGTACACGCGTCTTGCCGGTACCGGCACCGGCGAAAATGAGGATCGGCTTGCCAACCGTCTCCACCGCCTTCTTCTGTACATCATTCAGAGCAAATTGCTTTCCCATTCAATCCCTTCCTATTGTGACTGAATCTTGCGACTTTTTTCACGCCACATCTTCCGG contains:
- a CDS encoding UvrD-helicase domain-containing protein; this translates as MGKQFALNDVQKKAVETVGKPILIFAGAGTGKTRVLTHKIAYLVQESGYKPEDILAVTFTNKAAQEMKARVKKLLGVSSMGVNIGTFHSTCARLLRKEIVPLGFTQDFAIYDANDQQELIKEVMANLKLSSDGVTPRSVRGRISLLKNQMESPAKAADEAISPFEEIVAKVFPTYANALKKNNALDFDDLLLYPLSIFDQYPKVRAKYQNLFKYVLVDEYQDTNRPQFLFVKALTENDKQICVVGDDDQSIYGWRGADISNILEFEKTFPDCEVFRLEQNYRSTQTILSSASEVVAHNQYRATKKLWTESKNGEKIGLMETLDEQEEAEGILELLEKEVMQYKRAFSDFVILYRTNAQSRALEEAFRRRGIAYTIVGGVKFYERKEVKDLLAYLRLLVNLADTVSLKRIINFPPRGIGVKTVDKCETYAAKKGLPLVEVLQSPDALNLKGKQATGLKEFYHIVKKYSDLLPKLSASELVSVLVDELGLISFYKEQANADASERLENVHELVNSVHAFCEQNEGAGIREFLEEVSLLTDIDKWEDTSNCVTLMTLHSAKGLEFPVVFIAGLEDGLFPIMRSFDDPRDLEEERRLFYVGLTRAKERAYLHYATNRRRSSGVLGYGMASRFLQEIPEESLDRITFQSAVTKRYVREKGSDSYALKQVRTVTSFNDLKRGDKVEHKIFGKGMILSVDGAGESQKISVVFRGNVRKKLIAKYANLRRL